A window of the Dongshaea marina genome harbors these coding sequences:
- a CDS encoding aromatic amino acid transport family protein — MEQVISARQLRESAKFDSTDIGWIVMSIGMAIGAGIVFLPVQVGVMGIWVFLLSAVIGYPAMYLFQKLFINTLAQSSQCTDYPGVISNYLGKNWGVTLGALYFVMLVIWVFVYSLAITNDSASYLQTYQITTERLSDHSWYGLILISLLALVATKGERLLFKLSGFMAVTVLILVALMGILLIPQWNLAHLPPLGNTTTLVKNAIITLPFTLTSILFIQSLSPMVIAYRAREKSIEIARFKAQRAMKISFVILFLVVFFYALSFTLAISQPQARVAMQDNVSALAIIAYYFPGSWATSAGIVINLFAVVTSFFGVFLGFQEACHGLVMNLLRRKFDESRINQKLVRKAVVLFIILLAWGAIASNAPILSFTSICSPIFGLVGCLIPAYLVYRVPALRKYRGLATYLIIITGILLMISPLLAFWK; from the coding sequence ATGGAACAGGTGATAAGCGCCAGGCAACTCAGAGAGTCGGCAAAGTTTGATTCAACCGATATCGGCTGGATCGTGATGAGTATCGGAATGGCGATCGGAGCGGGTATCGTGTTCTTGCCGGTGCAGGTTGGGGTAATGGGGATCTGGGTATTTCTGCTCTCGGCCGTCATCGGCTACCCGGCCATGTACCTCTTCCAGAAACTCTTTATCAATACCCTCGCACAATCCAGCCAATGCACCGACTACCCCGGCGTCATTAGCAATTATCTCGGTAAAAACTGGGGAGTCACTCTCGGAGCCCTCTACTTCGTGATGTTGGTGATCTGGGTGTTTGTTTATTCCCTTGCCATCACCAATGACAGTGCCTCCTACCTGCAAACCTATCAGATCACCACGGAGCGACTTTCAGACCACAGCTGGTATGGTCTGATTCTGATCAGCCTGCTCGCCCTGGTTGCCACCAAGGGAGAGCGACTGCTGTTTAAACTTTCCGGGTTTATGGCGGTCACTGTGCTGATTCTTGTTGCATTGATGGGGATCCTGCTGATCCCACAGTGGAACCTGGCACATCTTCCACCTCTTGGAAACACCACAACCCTGGTGAAAAATGCCATCATCACCCTGCCCTTTACCCTAACCTCGATTCTGTTTATCCAATCCCTGAGCCCCATGGTGATCGCCTATCGGGCCCGTGAAAAATCGATTGAGATTGCTCGCTTCAAGGCGCAGCGGGCGATGAAGATCTCCTTTGTCATCCTATTCCTGGTGGTGTTCTTCTATGCCCTCTCTTTTACCCTGGCGATCTCTCAGCCCCAGGCCAGGGTAGCTATGCAGGATAATGTTTCGGCCCTGGCGATTATCGCTTACTACTTCCCCGGAAGCTGGGCAACCTCAGCCGGAATCGTCATCAACCTGTTTGCCGTAGTTACCTCTTTTTTTGGAGTCTTCCTCGGGTTTCAGGAAGCCTGCCACGGTCTGGTGATGAACCTGTTAAGACGCAAGTTTGATGAATCGAGAATAAACCAGAAGCTGGTACGAAAGGCAGTGGTTCTGTTTATCATCTTGCTGGCCTGGGGGGCGATCGCCAGTAATGCACCGATACTCTCCTTTACCTCGATCTGCAGCCCGATCTTCGGCTTAGTAGGCTGCCTGATCCCGGCTTACCTGGTGTACCGGGTGCCGGCTCTGAGAAAATACCGTGGGCTTGCCACCTACCTCATCATCATTACCGGCATATTGTTGATGATCTCCCCTCTGCTGGCCTTTTGGAAATAG
- the cysS gene encoding cysteine--tRNA ligase: protein MELTLYDSYQRVKRPFIPLSDTAVGLYSCGPTVYDYAHIGNLRSYLFADLLKRTLRLNGYRVNHVMNITDVGHLVSDGDEGEDKMEKGARKHQSSAWQIAKYFEKAFLADLKRLGIGLPDTLCRATEHIEEQIRYIQALESKGFTYHTPDGIYFDTSKLKNYGHLARLKAQGLKAGARVEMGEKKHLSDFALWKFSGDVRRQMQWDSPWGTGFPGWHIECSAMSEKYLGERFDIHTGGTDHISVHHSNEIAQSEAKNGHVPANFWLHGAFLQLGSQKISKSGQSLLLRGLLEQGFDPMALRYLNLTGHYRSELNFTFEALKGAATALNRLRKHVASWPEGGEIDSDYAEQFKSKLNDDLNTPRALALIWKLIDSELPPETKRATLVWFDETLGLDLEYQAQLVIPQEIIALAEKRFEARSSGQWQQADELRQAILEAGFEIKDSQNGFTLESRV, encoded by the coding sequence ATGGAACTCACACTCTATGACAGCTACCAGCGGGTGAAACGCCCCTTTATTCCCCTGAGTGACACAGCTGTGGGTCTCTACTCATGTGGACCGACTGTCTACGATTATGCGCATATAGGTAACCTTCGCAGCTACCTGTTTGCAGATCTCCTCAAGCGCACCCTCAGACTCAATGGCTATCGGGTCAATCATGTGATGAATATTACCGATGTCGGGCACCTGGTTTCAGATGGGGATGAGGGTGAAGACAAGATGGAGAAGGGCGCACGCAAACACCAATCTTCAGCCTGGCAGATCGCCAAATACTTTGAGAAGGCATTTCTGGCTGATCTTAAGCGGCTTGGGATCGGGCTGCCGGATACCCTGTGCCGGGCAACCGAACATATTGAGGAGCAGATCCGCTATATACAGGCCCTTGAATCAAAAGGTTTTACCTATCACACACCGGATGGGATCTACTTTGATACCTCTAAGCTTAAAAATTATGGGCATCTTGCCAGACTTAAGGCCCAGGGATTGAAGGCCGGAGCCCGGGTCGAGATGGGGGAGAAAAAGCATCTGAGTGACTTTGCTCTATGGAAGTTCAGTGGTGATGTTCGACGCCAGATGCAGTGGGATAGCCCCTGGGGAACCGGCTTTCCCGGCTGGCATATCGAGTGCTCGGCGATGTCTGAGAAATACTTAGGTGAGCGATTTGATATCCACACCGGCGGCACAGATCATATCAGCGTGCATCACAGCAATGAGATAGCTCAGTCGGAGGCCAAGAATGGGCATGTTCCTGCCAATTTTTGGCTACATGGTGCCTTTTTACAGCTGGGATCGCAGAAGATCTCCAAATCCGGGCAGTCGTTACTACTGCGGGGGCTTCTTGAGCAAGGCTTTGATCCCATGGCGCTGCGTTACCTCAATCTCACCGGGCACTACCGGAGCGAGCTGAACTTTACTTTTGAAGCGCTTAAAGGAGCGGCTACTGCCCTCAATCGCCTGAGAAAGCATGTTGCAAGCTGGCCCGAAGGGGGAGAGATCGACTCGGATTACGCCGAGCAGTTTAAGAGTAAACTCAATGATGATCTAAATACACCTCGAGCATTGGCTCTCATCTGGAAACTGATTGACTCAGAGCTTCCCCCTGAGACCAAGCGGGCAACCCTGGTTTGGTTTGATGAGACCCTGGGGTTAGATCTTGAGTACCAGGCTCAGCTTGTGATCCCACAGGAGATCATCGCCCTGGCAGAAAAGCGTTTCGAGGCCCGCAGCTCGGGGCAATGGCAACAGGCCGACGAGCTGCGTCAGGCGATCCTGGAAGCTGGATTTGAGATCAAGGACTCTCAAAACGGATTCACTCTGGAGAGCAGGGTTTAG
- a CDS encoding carboxylesterase family protein, with protein sequence MTEPMQLAIELLRDFIQTHPKVDRSRLYVTGVSMGGFGTFDILCHAPDLFAAALPVSGGGNLIPECKGIWADIPIWAVTGSGAKDLLVNPDNSRQIFDVLDAMGSENMRLTQLQTDHLGSWQEVYKPGKLKTMDWLFSQRK encoded by the coding sequence GTGACCGAGCCGATGCAGCTTGCCATAGAGTTATTACGAGACTTCATTCAGACACACCCCAAGGTGGACAGGAGTCGCCTCTATGTGACCGGGGTATCTATGGGAGGATTCGGCACCTTCGATATCCTGTGCCATGCTCCGGATCTTTTTGCGGCAGCCCTGCCTGTCTCAGGGGGAGGAAACCTGATCCCTGAATGTAAAGGGATCTGGGCCGATATCCCCATCTGGGCCGTGACCGGATCAGGGGCAAAAGATCTGTTGGTGAACCCTGATAATTCAAGGCAGATATTTGATGTGCTCGATGCGATGGGCTCCGAAAATATGCGATTAACCCAGCTTCAAACCGATCATCTCGGCAGTTGGCAGGAGGTCTACAAGCCCGGCAAGCTCAAGACCATGGACTGGCTATTCTCCCAACGAAAGTAG